In Mobula hypostoma chromosome 10, sMobHyp1.1, whole genome shotgun sequence, a single genomic region encodes these proteins:
- the LOC134352798 gene encoding zinc finger and SCAN domain-containing protein 2-like — MDEDGGGGKKAAAEPVLNPGAGPRAHPARDKGTQTAVEKPFKCGDCGKGFGTQSELDSHRRCHTGERPFACVVCGKGFSRSSDLRVHQRVHTGERPFTCPVCDKSFTRSSHLLTHQRVHTGERPYSCSVCGKGFTQLSNRLRHQRLHTGERPFSCPVCRKGFTDSSTLLRHRRLHTEERPFVCSVCGKGFTRSPHLLTHQRVHTGERPFACSICGRKFTQSSHLLTHQHSHSGERPFRCSICGRGFAQLSLLLAHQHVHAENNPVRYPEEEEEEERRRQQEGEGAAAGEEAVAGEDPVPGEGLDPGAAPPLISPSAPASLLLTGRPSRAGERPFKCSVCAKAFTCLSHLLRHLRVHSGERPFQCSVCEKGFTQSSSLLTHQRIHTGERPFSCSECGKGFSRSSHLLRHQRVHV; from the coding sequence ATGGACGAGGACGGTGGCGGGGGCAAGAAGGCCGCCGCGGAGCCGGTGCTGAATCCGGGCGCCGGGCCGCGAGCCCATCCGGCGAGAGACAAGGGCACCCAGACGGCCGTCGAGAAGCCCTTCAAGTGCGGGGACTGCGGCAAGGGCTTCGGCACCCAGTCCGAGCTGGACAGCCACCGGCGCTGCCACACCGGCGAGCGCCCATTTGCCTGCGTGGTCTGCGGCAAGGGCTTCAGCCGCTCCTCCGACCTGCGGGTGCACCAGAGGGTGCACACGGGCGAGCGGCCCTTCACCTGCCCCGTCTGCGACAAGAGCTTCACCCGTTCCTCGCACCTGCTCACCCACCAGCGCGTGCACACCGGCGAGCGGCCCTACAGCTGCTCTGTCTGCGGCAAGGGCTTCACCCAGCTCTCCAACCGGTTGCGGCACCAGCGCCTGCACACCGGCGAGCGGCCCTTCTCCTGCCCCGTCTGCCGCAAGGGCTTCACTGACTCCTCCACGCTACTGCGGCACCGCCGCCTCCACACCGAGGAGCGGCCCTTCGTCTGCTCCGTCTGCGGCAAGGGCTTCACCCGCTCGCCGCACCTGCTCACCCACCAGCGCGTGCACACCGGCGAGCGGCCCTTCGCCTGCTCCATCTGCGGCCGCAAGTTCACCCAGTCCTCCCACCTGCTCACCCACCAGCACAGCCACAGCGGCGAGCGCCCCTTCCGCTGCTCCATCTGCGGCCGCGGCTTCGCTCAGCTCTCGCTGCTGCTGGCCCACCAGCACGTGCACGCCGAGAACAACCCCGTCCGCTAcccggaggaggaggaggaggaggagcggcGGCGGCAGCAGGAGGGCGAGGGCGCGGCGGCCGGGGAGGAGGCGGTCGCCGGGGAGGACCCGGTTCCCGGGGAGGGTCTGGACCCCGGCGCCGCGCCGCCCCTCATCTCCCCCTCTGCCCCCGCCTCCCTGCTGCTGACAGGCCGCCCGTCCCGCGCCGGTGAGCGGCCCTTCAAGTGCTCGGTGTGCGCCAAGGCCTTCACCTGCCTGTCACACCTGCTGAGGCACCTGCGGGTGCACAGTGGCGAGCGGCCCTTCCAGTGCTCTGTCTGCGAGAAGGGCTTCACCCAGTCCTCCTCGCTGCTCACCCACCAGCGCATCCACACTGGGGAGCGCCCCTTCTCCTGCTCCGAGTGCGGCAAGGGTTTCTCTCGCTCCTCCCACCTGCTGCGGCACCAGAGGGTCCACGTCTGA